The Microbacterium phyllosphaerae region TGCGTGCCGCCGAACTCGATCAGCACGACGCCGAGAGCGATCAGAGCGACGCCGATCGCCATCAGGACTGAGAAGTGATCCTTGAAGATCACTCGGCCCAGGATCGCCGTGATCGCGACACCGGCGGCGGCCCACACGCCGTAGGCCACGCCCACCGGCATCCCCATCGCGAGGATCGTGCCGAGCAGGGTGAACGCGGCGAGGTACCCGATTACGATCACCGGGATCCACCGGCGGCGGCGAAGGCCCTCCGAGGCACGAAGGCTGAGCGTCGCGGTGACTTCGCTCGCGATCGCGAGCGCGAGCAGCACCCAGGTCATGACGCAGCCTCCGGCGCGGACTCGCGCGCGTGGGATCCGAGCTCGACGAGCAGCACCCCGACGACGATCGCGCCTATCCCGATGATCTGCACCGGTCCCAGCAGCTCGCCGAAGAGCACCGTGCCCATGATCGCGGTGAGCACCACGCCGATCGCCGACCAGATGCCGTAGGCGACGCCCACCGGCATGCCGCGGTCGAGCACGATCGACAACAGCCACAGAGACCCCGTGTAGCCGATCACCACGGGGATCAGCCACAACGGATGCGAGACGCCCTCGGCGGCGCGGAGCGACAGTGTCGCCGACACCTCGAGGGCGATCGCGAGCAGCAACGGAGGCCATGCCGGCGGGCGGGAGCGGTCTGACATCGGGGGCCTTTCGACGCGGGGTGCGTGGGGGAGAACGCGTCGGATGCTCCCAGGATTCCCTGTCGTGCAGGTGAACGAGGAGGGCCGCGGACGATTTCGGTACACCGGCGCTCGGCGCGTACCCTGGACGCATCCCCCGAAGCTCACCCGGCAATCTCGCGCGCCGGCGACCTCGGCGCGCTCACACATGCAAGGACGCAGATGAACGTAACCGCCGCACCCCATGACGACTGGACGGCGAGCGAAGAGCTGGCCGAGCGGATGATCCCGCTCATCGGAGCGCTCAGGCGCGACCACGACGTGGTCACCTCACTGCACGGACACCGACTGCTCGGGCTCTCGGCCACGGGGATCGTCGAGGTGCACGATCGTGTCGCGCAGCTCGGGCACGGGCAGCTTCCCCTCGACGAGACGCTCGCTGTGCTCGAGGCGATCGCCGAGCTCGCGCCCGGGGCGTCGTCCCTCGATCTTGCGCGCCTGGTCGAGGGCCACGCCGACAGCGACCTGCCTCTCGACGTCTACCTCGCTGACGTGCTCGCCCCGGCGATCGGGGCTGTCGCGGCTGAGCCCACCGACGTCGTGCTCTACGGCTTCGGGCGCATCGGCCGGCTGCTCGCCCGCATCCTGATCGCGCACACCGGCGGCGGCAGCGGCCTGCGTCTGCGGGCGATCGTGGTGCGTCGTGGGTCGGACAACGATCTCGTCAAGCGCGCATCCCTCCTGCTGCGCGACTCGGTGCACGGTCGGTTCGCCGGTTCCGTCACCGTCGACGAGCAGGCCGATCAGATCATCGCGAACGGCACCCGCATCCAGGTCATCTACTCCGACGACCCCTCGGCGATCGACTACACCGCGTACGGCATCGACGACGCGATCGTCGTCGACAACACCGGGCGCTGGCGTGACGAGGCGGGCCTCAGCCGCCACCTCGAGTCGACCGGCGTCGCTCGCGTGCTGCTGACTGCGCCGGGCAAGGGCGCGCTGAAGAACATCGTGCACGGCATCAACGACGGCACCATCGACCCCGACGACCGCATCATCACCGCGGCGTCGTGCACCACGAACGCCATCACGCCGGTGCTCAAGGCGATCGACGAGGCGTACGGCATCGTCCGAGGTCACGTCGAGACGGTGCACTCGTTCACGAACGACCAGAACCTGATCGACAACTTCCACAGCGGTGACAGACGAGGTCGCTCGGCCGTGCTGAACATGGTGATCACCGAGACCGGAGCGGCCAAGGCCGTCGCCCGCGCGCTTCCCGAGCTCGAGGGCAAGCTCACCGGATCCGCGATCCGCGTGCCCACCCCCGACGTCTCTCTCGCCGTGCTGCACCTGAGCCTCGAGCGGCCCGCCGTGAAGGACGAGCTGAACGACTACCTGCGCCGGGTCTCGCTGCACTCGAAGCTGCGTCAGCAGATCGACTACGTGGAGAGTCCCGAGGTCGTCTCCACCGACTTCGTCGGCTCGCACCGTGCGGGGATCGTCGACGGACTCGCGACCATCGCGAACGACCGAGACGTCGTGCTGTACGTCTGGTACGACAACGAGTACGGGTACTCGTGCCAGGTGATCCGCGTGCTCGAGGTCATGGCGGGCTCGCACCCCGTCGTGCTGCCCGTGCGCCGAGAGGTGACGCTGCACAGCTGAGTGTGCGATGTCGGCGGTGCCCGGCATGATGAGGGCATGAAGACCGCGACTGTGCTCGCCGAGCGCCTCCGTTCGCATCGACTCAGTGCGCCGGCACGCACGGTGGTCGACGCCGCGTCGCACATGCTCGCGGTACAGAGCCAGGACTTCGTCGCGGGGCGCTGGGCTCTGGCCGCGCGCACTCGCGGTGAGCCGACGCGGAGTGCGGTCGATCGCGCCTTCGCTCGGGGCGAGCTGGTGCGGGCGTGGACCATGCGCGGCACGCTGCACATCATCCCCGCGCGCGACCTCCGCTGGGTGCTGTCGGTGACGGCGGATCGACAGCGCCAGCAGGCGGCGGGCAGGCGGCGTGATCTCGGCATCGAGGGGGAGATGGTGGCCGCGGTCGTGAAGGCCGTGGTGCCGCGACTCCGCGACGGCGGCCTGACACGGGCAGAGG contains the following coding sequences:
- a CDS encoding DMT family transporter, producing MTWVLLALAIASEVTATLSLRASEGLRRRRWIPVIVIGYLAAFTLLGTILAMGMPVGVAYGVWAAAGVAITAILGRVIFKDHFSVLMAIGVALIALGVVLIEFGGTH
- a CDS encoding DMT family transporter: MSDRSRPPAWPPLLLAIALEVSATLSLRAAEGVSHPLWLIPVVIGYTGSLWLLSIVLDRGMPVGVAYGIWSAIGVVLTAIMGTVLFGELLGPVQIIGIGAIVVGVLLVELGSHARESAPEAAS
- a CDS encoding glyceraldehyde-3-phosphate dehydrogenase, with translation MNVTAAPHDDWTASEELAERMIPLIGALRRDHDVVTSLHGHRLLGLSATGIVEVHDRVAQLGHGQLPLDETLAVLEAIAELAPGASSLDLARLVEGHADSDLPLDVYLADVLAPAIGAVAAEPTDVVLYGFGRIGRLLARILIAHTGGGSGLRLRAIVVRRGSDNDLVKRASLLLRDSVHGRFAGSVTVDEQADQIIANGTRIQVIYSDDPSAIDYTAYGIDDAIVVDNTGRWRDEAGLSRHLESTGVARVLLTAPGKGALKNIVHGINDGTIDPDDRIITAASCTTNAITPVLKAIDEAYGIVRGHVETVHSFTNDQNLIDNFHSGDRRGRSAVLNMVITETGAAKAVARALPELEGKLTGSAIRVPTPDVSLAVLHLSLERPAVKDELNDYLRRVSLHSKLRQQIDYVESPEVVSTDFVGSHRAGIVDGLATIANDRDVVLYVWYDNEYGYSCQVIRVLEVMAGSHPVVLPVRREVTLHS